One genomic window of Bactrocera dorsalis isolate Fly_Bdor chromosome 4, ASM2337382v1, whole genome shotgun sequence includes the following:
- the LOC105223678 gene encoding phospholipase A1 isoform X1, with protein sequence MKFHTIYLLLATVGASVASNGTIFDLLHSVDQIAKGIIASEPGPPSPDNVFKSIENIVVGLPLQIASSIANSICSAVISQGRAKTPEKYAPVLGDIKFQLRTACDRRSYSLVNASGLAADESFDRAKPTVIFATGWTTTVNGSQQDRLTKAYNCRGDANYIALDFGDYMKTLYPWSAQNTDVIGKYVAEALLRLASLINIADLHLIGHSLGAQIMSSAARHYRVLSKESLPYVTGLDPALPCFNNDETLPTLSASDADFVDIIHTDPGVLGQSKATGSVDFFVGGHSVLQEGCFSITCSHSRAVSYYAESVYPNNADNFLAKRCDSLRSLQAGKCKGKAYPMGYAVPHDLRGTHVLEVNDKSPYGKNAGVSSTDPESTTCGSCEASCNVDLLQAIFGRHRTPLPCETQPNAIVILLSGCLVNM encoded by the exons atgaaatttcacaCTATTTACCTGCTGTTGGCAACTGTAGGCGCCAGTGTCGCGTCAAATGGCACAATTTTCGATCTACTGCATTCCGTGGATCAAATTGCCAAGGGTATAATCGCTAGTGAACCTGGCCCACCGTCTCCGGACAACGTTTTCAAAAGTATAGAGAATATAGTGGTGGGTCTGCCACTTCAAATCGCCTCCAGCATAGCCAATTCAATTT GTTCGGCGGTTATTAGTCAGGGTCGCGCCAAAACGCCGGAGAAATATGCGCCGGTACTCGGAGATATTAAATTTCAGTTGCGCACCGCTTGTGATAGGCGCTCGTATTCACTTGTGAACGCCAGCGGTTTGGCGGCCGATGAGAGCTTCGACCGCGCGAAGCCGACAGTTATATTTGCCACCGGTTGGACGACAACCGTGAACGGTAGCCAGCAGGATAGGCTGACCAAGGCGTACAACTGTCGTGGTGATGCCAATTACATA GCTTTAGATTTTGGCGATTACATGAAGACTTTGTATCCGTGGTCAGCGCAGAACACCGACGTCATTGGCAAATACGTGGCTGAGGCGCTGCTGCGACTGGCTTCGCTCATAAACATCGCGGACTTGCATTTAATTGGTCACAGTTTGGGCGCACAAATAATGAGTTCAGCGGCGCGTCACTACCGGGTTTTGTCGAAAGAAAGCCTACCCTATGTCACCGGTTTGGATCCAGCTTTACCGTGTTTCAACAACGATGAGACACTACCAACGCTGTCGGCAAGTGACGCCGACTTTGTCGACATCATACACACGGATCCCGGCGTCCTCGGTCAGTCGAAGGCCACCGGCAGTGTGGACTTCTTCGTGGGTGGCCATTCTGTCTTGCAGGAAGGTTGCTTCAGTATAACTTGTTCACACAGTCGTGCTGTCTCCTACTACGCGGAGTCGGTTTATCCCAACAATGCGGATAATTTTCTGGCCAAGCGTTGTGACTCTTTGAGAAGTCTGCAGGCGGGCAAATGTAAAGGCAAAGCTTATCCGATGGGCTACGCTGTGCCACATGACCTAAGAGGCACACATGTTTTGGAGGTGAATGATAAGTCGCCGTATGGCAAGAATGCTGGTGTTAGTTCTACGGATCCGGAAAGCACGACTTGTGGCAGCTGTGAGGC cTCGTGCAATGTGGATCTTCTtcaagcaatttttggtcgacATCGGACTCCGCTGCCTTGCGAAACTCAACCAAACGCAATTGTCATATTACTCTCAGGTTGCTTGGTCAATATGTGA
- the LOC105223678 gene encoding phospholipase A1 isoform X2: MKFHTIYLLLATVGASVASNGTIFDLLHSVDQIAKGIIASEPGPPSPDNVFKSIENIVVGLPLQIASSIANSICSAVISQGRAKTPEKYAPVLGDIKFQLRTACDRRSYSLVNASGLAADESFDRAKPTVIFATGWTTTVNGSQQDRLTKAYNCRGDANYIALDFGDYMKTLYPWSAQNTDVIGKYVAEALLRLASLINIADLHLIGHSLGAQIMSSAARHYRVLSKESLPYVTGLDPALPCFNNDETLPTLSASDADFVDIIHTDPGVLGQSKATGSVDFFVGGHSVLQEGCFSITCSHSRAVSYYAESVYPNNADNFLAKRCDSLRSLQAGKCKGKAYPMGYAVPHDLRGTHVLEVNDKSPYGKNAGVSSTDPESTTCGSCEA, encoded by the exons atgaaatttcacaCTATTTACCTGCTGTTGGCAACTGTAGGCGCCAGTGTCGCGTCAAATGGCACAATTTTCGATCTACTGCATTCCGTGGATCAAATTGCCAAGGGTATAATCGCTAGTGAACCTGGCCCACCGTCTCCGGACAACGTTTTCAAAAGTATAGAGAATATAGTGGTGGGTCTGCCACTTCAAATCGCCTCCAGCATAGCCAATTCAATTT GTTCGGCGGTTATTAGTCAGGGTCGCGCCAAAACGCCGGAGAAATATGCGCCGGTACTCGGAGATATTAAATTTCAGTTGCGCACCGCTTGTGATAGGCGCTCGTATTCACTTGTGAACGCCAGCGGTTTGGCGGCCGATGAGAGCTTCGACCGCGCGAAGCCGACAGTTATATTTGCCACCGGTTGGACGACAACCGTGAACGGTAGCCAGCAGGATAGGCTGACCAAGGCGTACAACTGTCGTGGTGATGCCAATTACATA GCTTTAGATTTTGGCGATTACATGAAGACTTTGTATCCGTGGTCAGCGCAGAACACCGACGTCATTGGCAAATACGTGGCTGAGGCGCTGCTGCGACTGGCTTCGCTCATAAACATCGCGGACTTGCATTTAATTGGTCACAGTTTGGGCGCACAAATAATGAGTTCAGCGGCGCGTCACTACCGGGTTTTGTCGAAAGAAAGCCTACCCTATGTCACCGGTTTGGATCCAGCTTTACCGTGTTTCAACAACGATGAGACACTACCAACGCTGTCGGCAAGTGACGCCGACTTTGTCGACATCATACACACGGATCCCGGCGTCCTCGGTCAGTCGAAGGCCACCGGCAGTGTGGACTTCTTCGTGGGTGGCCATTCTGTCTTGCAGGAAGGTTGCTTCAGTATAACTTGTTCACACAGTCGTGCTGTCTCCTACTACGCGGAGTCGGTTTATCCCAACAATGCGGATAATTTTCTGGCCAAGCGTTGTGACTCTTTGAGAAGTCTGCAGGCGGGCAAATGTAAAGGCAAAGCTTATCCGATGGGCTACGCTGTGCCACATGACCTAAGAGGCACACATGTTTTGGAGGTGAATGATAAGTCGCCGTATGGCAAGAATGCTGGTGTTAGTTCTACGGATCCGGAAAGCACGACTTGTGGCAGCTGTGAGGCGTGA
- the LOC125778342 gene encoding vitellogenin-1-like isoform X2 — protein MKLFYFLSFLALFESGATQIAIVQNYIYSVSEIIAALRESGQDMYQAEYFFRVVENLITGVPFQIASGILNSVCSTVLAQGRDQTPDQYVPRREDIKLQLRTSCGGREYAIDNILEIAEDPDFDPERKTVIFSTGFLSTVNFPATGELAQAFSCRGDTNFLVLDSGGYLTTLYVWAAQNTDTIGEYLAEGIQSLSQIIDIEKLHIIGHSLGAQIMAAAARHYTDLTGNQLPHVTGLDPASPCFNEGEVLTIISASDAEFVDTIITTPGIAGQFAASGDATFYVGGLFPTQVPCTTLRCSHEIAINYYIESVYPNNERNFLARRCSSLYRLNTGRCNGDEYPMGLAVPHDIKGRFILEVNEERPYGQNATEEYMDPQTTTCGICEVTEEEIA, from the exons ATGAAGCTCTTCTACTTCCTTTCATTTCTGGCTTTATTCGAGAGCGGTGCTACTCAAATCGCTATAGTGCAGAACTACATTTACTCGGTCTCTGAAATTATAGCAGCCTTAAGGGAAAGTGGACAGGATATGTATCAGGCTGAATACTTCTTCAGGGTCGTAGAAAACCTAATTACGGGTGTGCCATTTCAGATAGCGTCGGGGATATTAAATTCAGTTT GCTCGACGGTGCTAGCGCAGGGCAGAGATCAAACACCAGACCAGTATGTACCGAGAAGGGAAGACATTAAACTACAACTACGCACCTCTTGCGGAGGACGTGAATATGCCATCGATAATATATTGGAGATAGCTGAAGATCCAGACTTTGATCCCGAAAGGAAAACAGTAATTTTTTCGACTGGTTTCCTGTCAACTGTGAACTTCCCTGCAACCGGGGAATTGGCGCAGGCATTTAGTTGTCGCGGTGATACTAATTTTCTG GTGCTAGACTCCGGTGGATATTTGACAACGCTTTATGTTTGGGCCGCACAAAACACCGATACCATAGGTGAATATCTCGCTGAGGGCATACAAAGTCTGAGTCAGATTATAGACATCGAAAAATTGCATATAATCGGCCACAGTTTGGGCGCACAAATAATGGCAGCAGCCGCCCGGCACTACACTGATCTCACAGGCAACCAACTACCGCATGTGACGGGTCTGGATCCCGCCTCACCCTGTTTTAACGAGGGAGAGGTGTTAACTATTATTTCAGCCAGCGATGCCGAGTTTGTTGACACCATAATCACGACACCTGGAATTGCGGGACAATTTGCTGCGAGCGGTGATGCTACTTTCTATGTGGGTGGCTTATTTCCTACACAAGTGCCGTGCACAACTTTGAGGTGTTCTCACGAAATCGCGATTAACTACTATATAGAATCGGTCTATCCAAATAATGAGCGGAATTTTCTTGCAAGGCGTTGTAGTTCACTGTATAGGCTGAATACGGGTAGGTGTAACGGTGATGAATATCCAATGGGCTTAGCAGTACCACACGATATAAAGGGTAGGTTCATCCTGGAGGTAAATGAGGAGAGACCGTATGGACAAAATGCAACTGAGGAGTACATGGATCCGCAAACCACCACTTGTGGTATTTGCGAAGTAACGGAAGAGGAAATTGCTTGA
- the LOC125778342 gene encoding vitellogenin-1-like isoform X4 — protein MKLFYFLPFLALFERGATQGTIAQNYIYSVSEIIAALRESGEDMFRADYFFKVVENLITGVPFQIASGILNSVCATVLAQGRDQTPDQYVPRREDIKLQLRTSCGGREYAIDNILEIAEDPDFDPEKKTVIFSNGFLSTLDFPATPDLAKAFSCRGDTNFLVLDSSGYLTTLYVWAAQNTVTIGEYLAEGIQSLSQIIDIEKLHIIGHSLGAQIMAAAARHYTDLTGNQLPHVTGLDPASPCFNEGEVLTIISASDAEFVDTIITTPGIAGQFAASGDATFYVGGLFPTQVPCTTLRCSHEIAINYYIESVYPNNERNFLARRCSSLYRLNTGRCNGDEYPMGLAVPHDIKGRFILEVNEERPYGQNATEEYMDPQTTTCGICEVTEEEIA, from the exons ATGAAGCTCTTCTACTTCCTTCCATTTCTGGCTTTGTTCGAGAGAGGTGCTACTCAAGGCACTATAGCGCAGAACTACATTTACTCGGTGTCTGAAATTATAGCAGCCTTAAGGGAAAGTGGAGAGGACATGTTTCGGGCTGATTATTTCTTCAAGGTCGTAGAAAACCTAATTACGGGTGTGCCATTTCAGATAGCGTCGGGGATATTAAATTCAGTTT gcgCAACGGTGCTAGCGCAGGGTAGAGATCAAACACCCGATCAATATGTACCGAGAAGAGAAGACATTAAACTACAGCTACGCACCTCTTGTGGAGGACGTGAATATGCCATCGATAATATCTTGGAGATAGCTGAAGATCCTGATTTTGATCCCGAAAAGAAAAcagtaattttttcaaacggTTTCTTATCAACATTGGACTTTCCTGCGACCCCGGATTTGGCCAAGGCATTTAGTTGTCGCGGTGATACTAATTTTCTG GTGCTAGACTCCAGTGGATATTTGACAACGCTTTATGTTTGGGCCGCACAAAACACTGTTACAATAG GTGAATATCTCGCTGAGGGCATACAAAGTCTGAGTCAGATTATAGACATCGAAAAATTGCATATAATCGGCCACAGTTTGGGCGCACAAATAATGGCAGCAGCCGCCCGGCACTACACTGATCTCACAGGCAACCAACTACCGCATGTGACGGGTCTGGATCCCGCCTCACCCTGTTTTAACGAGGGAGAGGTGTTAACTATTATTTCAGCCAGCGATGCCGAGTTTGTTGACACCATAATCACGACACCTGGAATTGCGGGACAATTTGCTGCGAGCGGTGATGCTACTTTCTATGTGGGTGGCTTATTTCCTACACAAGTGCCGTGCACAACTTTGAGGTGTTCTCACGAAATCGCGATTAACTACTATATAGAATCGGTCTATCCAAATAATGAGCGGAATTTTCTTGCAAGGCGTTGTAGTTCACTGTATAGGCTGAATACGGGTAGGTGTAACGGTGATGAATATCCAATGGGCTTAGCAGTACCACACGATATAAAGGGTAGGTTCATCCTGGAGGTAAATGAGGAGAGACCGTATGGACAAAATGCAACTGAGGAGTACATGGATCCGCAAACCACCACTTGTGGTATTTGCGAAGTAACGGAAGAGGAAATTGCTTGA
- the LOC125778342 gene encoding vitellogenin-1-like isoform X3, whose product MKLFYFLPFLALFERGATQGTIAQNYIYSVSEIIAALRESGEDMFRADYFFKVVENLITGVPFQIASGILNSVCSTVLAQGRDQTPDQYVPRREDIKLQLRTSCGGREYAIDNILEIAEDPDFDPERKTVIFSTGFLSTVNFPATGELAQAFSCRGDTNFLVLDSGGYLTTLYVWAAQNTDTIGEYLAEGIQSLSQIIDIEKLHIIGHSLGAQIMAAAARHYTDLTGNQLPHVTGLDPASPCFNEGEVLTIISASDAEFVDTIITTPGIAGQFAASGDATFYVGGLFPTQVPCTTLRCSHEIAINYYIESVYPNNERNFLARRCSSLYRLNTGRCNGDEYPMGLAVPHDIKGRFILEVNEERPYGQNATEEYMDPQTTTCGICEVTEEEIA is encoded by the exons ATGAAGCTCTTCTACTTCCTTCCATTTCTGGCTTTGTTCGAGAGAGGTGCTACTCAAGGCACTATAGCGCAGAACTACATTTACTCGGTGTCTGAAATTATAGCAGCCTTAAGGGAAAGTGGAGAGGACATGTTTCGGGCTGATTATTTCTTCAAGGTCGTAGAAAACCTAATTACGGGTGTGCCATTTCAGATAGCGTCGGGGATATTAAATTCAGTTT GCTCGACGGTGCTAGCGCAGGGCAGAGATCAAACACCAGACCAGTATGTACCGAGAAGGGAAGACATTAAACTACAACTACGCACCTCTTGCGGAGGACGTGAATATGCCATCGATAATATATTGGAGATAGCTGAAGATCCAGACTTTGATCCCGAAAGGAAAACAGTAATTTTTTCGACTGGTTTCCTGTCAACTGTGAACTTCCCTGCAACCGGGGAATTGGCGCAGGCATTTAGTTGTCGCGGTGATACTAATTTTCTG GTGCTAGACTCCGGTGGATATTTGACAACGCTTTATGTTTGGGCCGCACAAAACACCGATACCATAGGTGAATATCTCGCTGAGGGCATACAAAGTCTGAGTCAGATTATAGACATCGAAAAATTGCATATAATCGGCCACAGTTTGGGCGCACAAATAATGGCAGCAGCCGCCCGGCACTACACTGATCTCACAGGCAACCAACTACCGCATGTGACGGGTCTGGATCCCGCCTCACCCTGTTTTAACGAGGGAGAGGTGTTAACTATTATTTCAGCCAGCGATGCCGAGTTTGTTGACACCATAATCACGACACCTGGAATTGCGGGACAATTTGCTGCGAGCGGTGATGCTACTTTCTATGTGGGTGGCTTATTTCCTACACAAGTGCCGTGCACAACTTTGAGGTGTTCTCACGAAATCGCGATTAACTACTATATAGAATCGGTCTATCCAAATAATGAGCGGAATTTTCTTGCAAGGCGTTGTAGTTCACTGTATAGGCTGAATACGGGTAGGTGTAACGGTGATGAATATCCAATGGGCTTAGCAGTACCACACGATATAAAGGGTAGGTTCATCCTGGAGGTAAATGAGGAGAGACCGTATGGACAAAATGCAACTGAGGAGTACATGGATCCGCAAACCACCACTTGTGGTATTTGCGAAGTAACGGAAGAGGAAATTGCTTGA
- the LOC125778342 gene encoding vitellogenin-1-like isoform X1: MKLFYFLPFLALFERGATQGTIAQNYIYSVSEIIAALRESGEDMFRADYFFKVVENLITGVPFQIASGILNSVCATVLAQGRDQTPDQYVPRREDIKLQLRTSCGGREYAIDNILEIAEDPDFDPEKKTVIFSNGFLSTLDFPATPDLAKAFSCRGDTNFLVLDSSGYLTTLYVWAAQNTVTIGEYLAEGIQSLSQIIDIEKLHIIGHSLGAQIMAAAARHYTDLTDNQLPHVTGLDPAYPCFNESEVLTILSASDAEFVDNIITAPGITGQFSASGDATFYVGGLFPVQDPCIGPLCSHLIAIYYYIESVYPNNERNFLARRCSSLYRLKAGRCNGDEYPMGLAVPHDLKGRYILEVNEERPYGKNATEDYMDPETTTCGLCEVSEEDSI, translated from the exons ATGAAGCTCTTCTACTTCCTTCCATTTCTGGCTTTGTTCGAGAGAGGTGCTACTCAAGGCACTATAGCGCAGAACTACATTTACTCGGTGTCTGAAATTATAGCAGCCTTAAGGGAAAGTGGAGAGGACATGTTTCGGGCTGATTATTTCTTCAAGGTCGTAGAAAACCTAATTACGGGTGTGCCATTTCAGATAGCGTCGGGGATATTAAATTCAGTTT gcgCAACGGTGCTAGCGCAGGGTAGAGATCAAACACCCGATCAATATGTACCGAGAAGAGAAGACATTAAACTACAGCTACGCACCTCTTGTGGAGGACGTGAATATGCCATCGATAATATCTTGGAGATAGCTGAAGATCCTGATTTTGATCCCGAAAAGAAAAcagtaattttttcaaacggTTTCTTATCAACATTGGACTTTCCTGCGACCCCGGATTTGGCCAAGGCATTTAGTTGTCGCGGTGATACTAATTTTCTG GTGCTAGACTCCAGTGGATATTTGACAACGCTTTATGTTTGGGCCGCACAAAACACTGTTACAATAGGTGAATATCTCGCTGAGGGCATACAAAGTCTGAGCCAGATTATAGACATCGAAAAACTGCACATAATCGGCCACAGTTTGGGCGCACAAATAATGGCCGCTGCCGCCCGGCATTACACTGATCTCACAGACAATCAACTACCACATGTGACGGGTCTGGATCCCGCCTATCCTTGTTTTAATGAGAGCGAGGTGCTCACCATTCTCTCAGCCAGTGATGCCGAGTTTGTTGATAACATAATCACGGCTCCCGGTATTACGGGACAATTTTCTGCCAGCGGTGATGCCACCTTCTATGTGGGTGGCTTGTTTCCCGTCCAAGATCCGTGCATAGGCCCACTTTGTTCTCATCTCATCGCTATTTACTACTACATAGAATCGGTCTATCCAAATAATGAGCGCAATTTTCTAGCAAGGCGTTGCAGTTCACTGTATAGACTAAAGGCGGGTAGGTGTAACGGTGATGAATATCCAATGGGCCTAGCAGTACCACACGACTTAAAGGGTAGGTATATCCTGGAGGTGAATGAGGAGAGACCGTATGGCAAAAATGCAACTGAGGACTATATGGATCCGGAAACCACTACTTGTGGCCTTTGCGAGGTCTCGGAAGAAGACAGTATTTGA
- the LOC105223679 gene encoding phospholipase A1 yields MKFLYFITLFAILHNQARLVSPAASAINSILAKSKSLLDNIYKTFTHVVPALPLKMGTSTINLVCTTFHNYIQKHIPAKFTPKLKNIKLQLRTACAKREYPLSDLSGLAADKDFDRKKKTVIMSTGWTTQVDNGQHDILAKAYNCRGDTNYLALDVSDYIQTLYTWSSENTNTIGKYVAKGLQKLLTFIDVADLHLIGHSLGAQIMGSAARHYRMLTGKSLPYVTGLDPALPCFSIRKGLSTLSSQDADFVDIIHTDPGVLGQYETYGHVGFYVGGKYPIKNGCTTPSCSHGIVIPFYAESVYPNNNRDFIAKQCTSSKRLNCNGAETVMGFAVSHNARGTYMLETNAKAPYGKNAGSGYTDPKSSKCGTCQG; encoded by the exons atgaaatttttatatttcataacgCTTTTTGCTATTTTGCATAACCAAGCGAGATTGGTATCCCCAGCAGCTTCCGCAATTAATTCCATTTTGGCAAAGAGCAAAAGCTTGCTAGACAATATTTATAAGACCTTCACGCATGTGGTGCCAGCGCTACCTCTAAAAATGGGAACATCCACCATTAATCTCGTCT GTACGACTTTCCACAACTACATCCAAAAGCATATACCCGCTAAATTCACACCAAAGTTGAAGAACATCAAGCTACAACTGCGTACCGCTTGTGCTAAGCGTGAGTATCCACTAAGCGATCTCAGTGGTTTGGCAGCTGACAAAGACTTCGATCGTAAAAAGAAGACGGTTATTATGTCGACCGGCTGGACTACGCAAGTGGATAACGGGCAACACGACATACTGGCCAAGGCGTACAACTGCCGTGGGGACACAAATTATTTG GCGCTCGATGTCAGCGACTACATACAGACACTATACACTTGGTCCTCAGAGAACACCAACACGATTGGCAAATATGTCGCCAAGGGGCTGCAGAAGCTGCTGACCTTTATAGACGTCGCCGACTTGCACTTGATCGGCCACAGCTTGGGCGCACAAATAATGGGCTCGGCGGCGCGTCACTATCGCATGCTGACTGGCAAAAGTTTACCCTACGTGACCGGTTTGGATCCCGCTCTACCGTGCTTCAGCATACGCAAGGGCTTGAGTACACTTTCATCGCAAGATGCCGACTTCGTTGATATCATACATACAGATCCTGGCGTACTCGGCCAATACGAAACTTATGGCCATGTTGGTTTCTACGTCGGTGGTAAATACCCCATAAAAAACGGTTGCACAACACCGAGCTGTTCGCATGGCATTGTTATCCCATTTTATGCGGAGTCCGTTTATCCAAATAACAACCGTGACTTTATTGCGAAGCAATGTACGTCTTCCAAGCGTCTCAACTGCAATGGCGCTGAGACTGTGATGGGTTTTGCGGTTTCACATAACGCGAGGGGCACATATATGCTGGAGACAAACGCTAAGGCGCCTTATGGTAAAAATGCAGGTAGTGGGTATACAGATCCCAAATCGTCAAAGTGTGGCACATGCCAGGGTTAA